A genome region from Paradevosia shaoguanensis includes the following:
- the thrS gene encoding threonine--tRNA ligase yields the protein MSIKVTFPDGAVREFPRGTTGTTVVEDISKSLAKKTVAMRWNGVLSDLSDALEEDGKIEFVTRDQPAALELIRHDAAHVLAEAVQELWPSTQVTIGPVIENGFYYDFARDVPFGEDDLRAIEKKMSEIIERGAAFTKEIWTRDEAKKVFAAKGENFKVELVDAIPADQNIKIYKQGQWFDLCRGPHMRTTKDVGQAFKLTKVAGAYWRGDSNNPVLSRIYGTAFATKEELDAYLHMMEEAEKRDHRKLGRELDLFHLQEEAQGSVFWHPKGFTIYNQMEAYIRRRLNGSGYVEVKTPQLMSSKFWEASGHWGKYRENMFVVPDEVPGTEEEGPVLSGKSDLMALKPMNCPAHIQIFNQGIKSYRDLPIRMAEFGCCHRNEAHGALHGLMRVRQMTQDDAHIFCREDQIQAETEHFVHLLYSVYKDMGFDQIVIKLATRPEKFGGTIERWDAAEKALGDALRATGYDFEIAEGEGAFYAPKLEFHLKDAIGRSWQCGTLQLDYVLPERLEASYVAEDGSRQRPVMLHRAILGSLERFIGMMLESYAGKLPTWLAPTQVVVATIVSEADEYAAKLVKQLKAAGIRAELDTRNEKINYKVREHSMQKVPLMFVVGKREAEEGTVSVRRLGTEGQKVVPSMDAIVELMAEVQPPDLKRAAA from the coding sequence ATGTCGATCAAGGTGACGTTCCCAGATGGTGCAGTACGCGAGTTTCCGCGCGGCACCACCGGGACTACCGTGGTCGAGGATATCTCCAAGTCGCTGGCCAAGAAGACTGTGGCCATGCGCTGGAACGGCGTCCTGTCGGACCTTTCCGATGCGCTTGAAGAAGACGGCAAGATCGAGTTCGTGACGCGCGACCAGCCGGCCGCGCTCGAACTCATCCGCCACGATGCCGCGCACGTCCTCGCCGAGGCCGTGCAGGAACTGTGGCCGTCGACGCAAGTGACCATCGGCCCGGTGATCGAGAACGGCTTCTACTACGATTTCGCGCGTGACGTGCCGTTCGGCGAGGATGATCTGCGCGCCATCGAGAAGAAGATGAGCGAGATCATCGAACGCGGCGCCGCCTTCACCAAGGAAATCTGGACGCGCGACGAGGCCAAGAAGGTCTTTGCCGCCAAGGGCGAGAACTTCAAGGTCGAACTCGTCGACGCCATCCCGGCCGACCAGAACATCAAGATCTACAAGCAAGGCCAGTGGTTCGACCTCTGCCGTGGTCCGCACATGCGCACCACCAAGGATGTCGGCCAGGCGTTCAAGCTGACCAAGGTGGCTGGCGCCTATTGGCGTGGCGACAGCAACAACCCGGTGCTCTCGCGTATCTACGGCACGGCCTTTGCGACCAAGGAAGAGCTCGACGCCTATCTCCACATGATGGAAGAGGCGGAGAAGCGCGACCATCGCAAGCTGGGCCGCGAACTCGATCTCTTCCATTTGCAGGAAGAAGCGCAGGGCTCGGTGTTCTGGCACCCAAAGGGCTTCACCATCTACAACCAGATGGAGGCCTATATCCGCCGGCGCCTCAACGGCTCGGGCTATGTGGAGGTCAAGACCCCGCAGCTCATGTCGTCCAAGTTCTGGGAGGCTTCGGGCCACTGGGGCAAGTACCGCGAGAACATGTTCGTGGTGCCTGACGAAGTGCCGGGGACCGAGGAAGAAGGTCCGGTGCTTTCGGGCAAGTCCGATCTCATGGCGCTCAAGCCCATGAACTGCCCGGCGCATATCCAGATCTTCAACCAGGGCATCAAGTCGTATCGCGACCTGCCGATCCGCATGGCCGAGTTCGGCTGCTGCCACCGCAACGAGGCCCATGGCGCGCTCCATGGCCTGATGCGCGTGCGCCAGATGACCCAGGACGACGCGCATATCTTCTGCCGCGAAGACCAGATCCAGGCCGAAACCGAGCATTTCGTGCATCTGCTCTATTCGGTTTACAAGGACATGGGTTTCGACCAGATCGTCATCAAGCTCGCCACGCGCCCCGAAAAGTTCGGTGGCACCATCGAGCGCTGGGATGCGGCCGAGAAGGCGCTGGGCGATGCCTTGCGTGCCACTGGCTATGACTTCGAGATCGCCGAAGGCGAGGGTGCTTTCTACGCGCCCAAGCTGGAATTCCACCTCAAGGACGCTATCGGCCGGTCCTGGCAGTGTGGCACGCTGCAGCTCGACTATGTGCTGCCGGAACGCCTCGAGGCCTCCTACGTGGCCGAAGACGGTTCGCGCCAGCGTCCGGTGATGCTCCATCGCGCCATTCTCGGCTCGCTGGAACGCTTCATCGGCATGATGCTGGAGAGCTATGCCGGCAAGCTCCCGACCTGGCTGGCGCCGACCCAGGTGGTCGTGGCCACGATCGTGTCGGAAGCGGACGAGTATGCCGCCAAGCTGGTGAAGCAGCTCAAGGCAGCCGGCATTCGTGCCGAGCTCGATACGCGCAACGAGAAGATCAACTATAAGGTCCGCGAGCACTCGATGCAGAAGGTGCCGCTGATGTTCGTGGTCGGCAAGCGCGAAGCGGAGGAGGGTACTGTGTCCGTCCGCCGTCTCGGAACCGAAGGCCAGAAGGTCGTGCCGTCGATGGATGCCATCGTCGAGCTGATGGCCGAGGTGCAGCCGCCTGACCTGAAGCGCGCCGCAGCCTGA
- a CDS encoding BA14K family protein has product MATKLPVFVATLALIATSVIPAAAAEWYSSDDRWVAYSFRDCRHVRDRYERDSCERFFRPEEAKKDDDLGAAIGVGIVGLAIGAIIAGAAEQDRAKKKERDRWLQYCFAKYRSFDPQTGTFLARDGLRYPCR; this is encoded by the coding sequence ATGGCCACGAAACTCCCCGTTTTCGTCGCGACGCTCGCGCTCATCGCCACCAGCGTCATCCCCGCTGCCGCAGCCGAGTGGTATTCGTCGGACGATCGATGGGTCGCCTATTCGTTCCGCGACTGCCGGCATGTCCGGGACCGCTACGAGCGCGATAGTTGCGAGCGCTTTTTTCGGCCCGAAGAGGCCAAGAAGGACGATGATTTGGGAGCCGCGATCGGCGTAGGCATCGTCGGCCTCGCCATCGGCGCGATCATCGCGGGCGCCGCCGAGCAGGACCGCGCCAAGAAGAAGGAGCGCGATCGCTGGCTCCAGTACTGTTTCGCAAAATATCGCAGCTTCGATCCGCAAACGGGCACGTTCCTGGCCCGTGATGGGCTGCGATATCCCTGCCGGTGA
- a CDS encoding outer membrane protein: MPNFLPRLLLGAVFVSALGTAAASAQDRFAPYYGDSASWSGFYAGVVGGVSTKEVPNVFAGNNLLGGAMIGYTTSLGPTVVGAELEGTYTSGKEYSLTGNASLAQTWSGAAKLRAGVSFDSMLLYGTVGYGWARLDPKGNVVSDPRWAGGFTYGAGVEYLFRNGLTTRLEYTQSRYDNVESTLAGGIKRTDSFVNHAIKAGLSYRF, translated from the coding sequence ATGCCCAATTTCCTCCCGCGCCTCTTGCTGGGCGCCGTTTTCGTGTCCGCGCTCGGCACTGCCGCGGCGTCGGCGCAAGACCGCTTCGCACCCTATTACGGCGACTCCGCCTCGTGGTCCGGCTTCTATGCCGGCGTGGTCGGCGGCGTCAGCACCAAGGAAGTGCCCAACGTCTTCGCCGGGAACAATCTCCTGGGTGGCGCGATGATCGGCTACACCACCTCGCTCGGTCCGACCGTGGTCGGCGCCGAACTCGAAGGCACCTATACGAGCGGCAAGGAATACAGCCTCACCGGCAACGCTTCCCTCGCCCAGACCTGGTCGGGTGCCGCCAAGCTGCGCGCCGGCGTCTCGTTCGACTCCATGCTGCTCTACGGCACCGTCGGCTATGGCTGGGCCCGGCTCGATCCCAAGGGCAACGTGGTATCCGATCCCCGCTGGGCGGGCGGCTTCACCTATGGCGCCGGCGTCGAATACCTCTTCCGCAACGGCCTCACCACGCGCCTCGAATACACGCAGTCACGCTATGACAACGTCGAGTCCACGCTCGCAGGCGGCATCAAGCGCACCGACAGCTTCGTCAACCACGCGATCAAGGCCGGCCTCAGCTACCGGTTCTGA
- a CDS encoding sensor histidine kinase, whose amino-acid sequence MKLWHRFWNGLRNYQWRKPNSLKRRLVWRLMLLHGLTFVVFTVAIWLFIMSLGGKADLVDDSMIDHIAESLVHDATGKLVLEDTPGMEWVRTNEFWFVARDSQGQTVGEGTPPEMFMPLVKSLGTADYAQVRIKEDQPEQVNVRKRDTRAGQVFIVVGTNASVSALLAVVIVSLILFLPITALLALVTGIAIPLIVRKSLRGVTSAETDAAKIDFDQRGMRLSVDRIPWEVKSLVAAVNDALVRLDEGYERHKRFLADAAHELKTPIAILQTRIDALPESQDKGRLIADVSRLGGLAEQLLDHQRFQHQRPDLKEVDLVELAGNVVADLAPIAIAAGYKISFDADQRRVLVLGDWTALERALSNLVQNAIAHGGNTGTISVYVERNGTIEVADAGPGIPPEDRDRIFEPFYRLRPMTAGHGLGLNLARDIAHRHNGHLSVNDSPEGGAAFRLALPRSAGA is encoded by the coding sequence ATGAAGCTCTGGCACCGGTTCTGGAACGGTCTGCGAAACTACCAGTGGCGCAAGCCCAACTCCCTCAAGCGCCGGCTCGTCTGGCGTTTGATGCTTTTGCACGGCCTGACCTTCGTCGTCTTTACCGTCGCCATCTGGCTTTTCATCATGTCGCTTGGCGGCAAGGCCGACCTCGTCGACGACAGCATGATCGACCACATCGCCGAATCTCTCGTCCACGATGCCACCGGCAAACTGGTCCTAGAAGACACGCCGGGCATGGAATGGGTGCGCACCAACGAATTCTGGTTCGTGGCACGCGACAGCCAGGGCCAGACGGTTGGCGAGGGTACGCCGCCCGAAATGTTCATGCCGCTGGTCAAGAGCCTCGGCACAGCCGACTATGCGCAGGTCCGCATCAAGGAAGATCAGCCCGAGCAGGTCAACGTCCGCAAGCGCGATACGCGCGCCGGCCAGGTCTTCATCGTCGTCGGCACCAATGCCTCGGTCTCGGCGCTCCTGGCGGTCGTGATCGTTTCGCTCATCCTCTTCCTGCCGATCACCGCGCTTCTCGCCCTCGTCACCGGCATCGCCATCCCACTCATCGTGCGTAAGTCGCTGCGCGGCGTAACATCGGCGGAAACGGACGCTGCCAAGATCGACTTCGACCAGCGCGGCATGCGCCTCTCGGTGGACCGCATCCCCTGGGAGGTGAAGTCGCTCGTCGCCGCCGTCAACGACGCCCTCGTGCGCCTCGACGAAGGCTACGAACGCCACAAGCGCTTCCTGGCCGACGCCGCCCACGAGCTCAAAACGCCCATCGCCATCCTGCAGACGCGTATCGACGCCCTGCCCGAAAGCCAGGACAAGGGTCGTCTCATCGCCGACGTCTCGCGCCTCGGCGGGCTCGCCGAGCAATTGCTGGATCACCAGCGGTTTCAGCACCAGCGCCCCGACCTCAAGGAGGTCGATCTGGTGGAGCTGGCCGGCAACGTGGTTGCTGACCTCGCCCCCATCGCCATCGCCGCCGGCTACAAGATCAGCTTCGATGCCGACCAGCGCCGTGTGCTCGTGCTGGGTGACTGGACCGCGCTCGAGCGTGCGCTGAGCAACCTGGTGCAGAACGCCATCGCTCATGGCGGCAATACCGGCACCATCTCGGTCTATGTCGAGCGCAATGGCACGATCGAGGTTGCGGATGCCGGCCCCGGCATTCCGCCGGAGGATCGCGACCGCATCTTCGAGCCCTTCTACCGGCTTCGCCCGATGACCGCCGGCCACGGCCTTGGGCTCAATCTCGCCCGGGACATCGCTCACCGCCACAACGGGCATCTCTCGGTCAACGACAGCCCGGAAGGCGGCGCGGCTTTCCGTCTGGCCCTGCCCCGCTCGGCAGGAGCCTGA
- a CDS encoding response regulator transcription factor produces the protein MRLLLVEDEAEMASALSAALLKYDMVIDHAPNLAFAEEAIPNRVHAAFLLDRNLPDGDGIDLIPLIRQQVPGAPIIVLTARGSLVDRITGLDQGADDYLPKPFAVEELLARLRAVMRRPAQIAVNVGRVGNLTYDFANRHVSIQDNPVDLPRRELLVLETLVQRTGRTVLRTSLEEAVYGFDDEIQSNALDAHVSRLRRKLADAGATVEIHTIRGVGYLMKQAR, from the coding sequence ATGCGTCTATTGCTTGTCGAGGACGAGGCCGAAATGGCCTCAGCCCTCAGCGCTGCTTTGCTCAAATATGACATGGTCATCGATCATGCGCCCAACCTCGCCTTCGCCGAGGAGGCCATCCCCAACCGCGTCCACGCCGCCTTCCTGCTCGATCGCAACCTGCCGGACGGCGACGGCATCGACCTGATCCCGCTCATCCGCCAGCAGGTGCCGGGTGCGCCGATCATCGTGCTCACGGCCCGCGGTTCGCTCGTCGATCGCATAACCGGCCTCGACCAGGGTGCGGACGACTACCTGCCAAAGCCGTTTGCCGTCGAGGAGTTGCTGGCCCGCCTGCGCGCCGTCATGCGCCGCCCGGCCCAGATCGCGGTCAATGTCGGGCGCGTCGGCAACCTCACCTACGATTTCGCCAATCGCCACGTCAGCATCCAGGACAACCCGGTCGACCTCCCCCGCCGCGAATTGCTGGTGCTCGAAACGCTGGTGCAGCGCACCGGACGTACCGTGTTGCGTACCTCGCTGGAGGAGGCCGTCTACGGGTTCGACGACGAAATCCAGTCCAATGCCCTCGACGCGCACGTCTCCCGCCTCCGCCGCAAGCTGGCCGATGCCGGCGCGACCGTCGAAATCCACACGATCCGCGGGGTCGGCTATCTCATGAAGCAGGCGCGATGA
- a CDS encoding nitroreductase family protein: MTAKADVLDYLLTRRSVGQAFLKEPGPSAEELRQILTIGTRVPDHGKLAPWRLVIIEGDDRIRAGEKLSEIAKRNNSNLDEAGLEIERRQFLPAPLTIGVLSAPKPSPKIPHFEQLISAGNVAFNLEHAAFALGYAAQWITRWFSYDTEAAAMLGAKEGERFVGFIMIGTPSTIIEDRPRPALEEVVSRWQG, encoded by the coding sequence ATGACCGCCAAAGCCGACGTGCTCGATTATCTGCTCACCCGCCGTTCCGTGGGGCAGGCTTTCCTCAAGGAGCCGGGGCCCTCGGCAGAAGAGCTGCGTCAAATTCTCACGATCGGCACGCGCGTTCCCGACCATGGCAAGCTGGCGCCCTGGCGGCTGGTCATCATCGAGGGTGACGATCGCATCCGCGCCGGTGAGAAGCTGTCCGAGATCGCCAAGCGCAACAATTCCAATCTCGACGAAGCCGGCCTTGAGATCGAGCGGCGGCAATTCCTGCCAGCACCATTGACGATCGGTGTGCTGTCGGCGCCCAAGCCCAGCCCCAAGATCCCGCATTTCGAACAGCTGATCTCGGCCGGCAACGTCGCCTTCAACCTCGAGCATGCTGCCTTCGCGCTGGGCTATGCCGCCCAATGGATCACGCGCTGGTTCAGCTACGACACCGAGGCGGCCGCCATGCTGGGTGCCAAGGAAGGCGAGCGCTTCGTCGGCTTCATCATGATCGGTACGCCCTCGACCATCATCGAGGATCGACCGCGTCCTGCGCTTGAAGAGGTCGTGAGCCGCTGGCAGGGTTAA
- a CDS encoding transglycosylase SLT domain-containing protein: MGVQPISVPQSLAYVLNSAGNKNGVDFNYLLQTAMRESSLDPQAKARSSSAVGLFQFLEGTWLQVMKQEGPRLGYQNYSDAITETADGDFVIRDPKLKAEVLKLREDPQIAADLAAAFTKSNGDYLNQRFGRMPSPGELYIAHFLGAKGAEKMFTAGLQNPDQIAAKLFPKQASANPAIFYADGQPRTIRQVYKALVAKHAITPDTPAPAFAAQQLAQQQAPQPVIPSRFGPQDMSFVSLFSTEAAGPVGSPVEPTEAATGAAFFTQLYGQ; the protein is encoded by the coding sequence ATGGGTGTTCAGCCGATCTCGGTGCCGCAGAGTCTGGCCTACGTTCTTAATTCCGCAGGGAACAAGAACGGGGTGGATTTCAATTATCTGCTGCAGACCGCCATGCGCGAAAGCAGTCTCGATCCGCAGGCCAAGGCGCGCTCGTCTTCGGCCGTTGGGCTGTTCCAGTTCCTCGAAGGCACCTGGCTGCAGGTGATGAAGCAGGAGGGGCCGCGCCTCGGCTACCAGAATTACTCGGACGCGATTACCGAAACTGCCGACGGCGATTTCGTGATTCGTGACCCGAAGCTCAAGGCGGAGGTTCTCAAGCTGCGAGAAGACCCGCAGATTGCCGCCGACCTCGCCGCGGCTTTTACCAAATCCAATGGCGACTATCTCAACCAGCGCTTCGGCCGCATGCCCAGTCCGGGTGAGCTCTATATCGCCCACTTCCTCGGGGCAAAGGGCGCTGAGAAGATGTTTACGGCCGGACTCCAGAACCCCGACCAGATCGCGGCCAAGCTCTTCCCGAAGCAGGCGAGTGCCAATCCCGCGATCTTCTACGCCGACGGCCAGCCGCGCACGATCCGCCAGGTCTACAAGGCCCTGGTGGCGAAGCACGCCATAACGCCCGACACGCCCGCGCCCGCATTTGCCGCGCAGCAGCTGGCTCAGCAACAGGCGCCGCAGCCGGTCATCCCATCCCGGTTCGGTCCGCAGGATATGTCGTTCGTTTCGCTCTTTTCGACGGAAGCGGCCGGTCCGGTTGGTTCGCCTGTCGAACCAACGGAGGCTGCGACGGGCGCGGCCTTCTTCACCCAGCTCTATGGTCAATAG
- a CDS encoding DUF2336 domain-containing protein: MVAYHEFVALTQSGNSEDRGRAAHMATLAYLAHTGPADEHAALYAALIGFLEDPSVKVRAALAYGLLHAVEAPRPILLALLQDAGVISRAVAQYSPALIDADLIGLARNGDLTMLLALAERTNISTRIAEAVIARGETGVTLKLLARRDITYGAETLVVLAQSHGDDARLRGALLARRELPPSARLHLVEAVSRALRGTRIVKGAVAARRLDSLMRNVTDTALSAIGEREAERAAPRYAAEMVGTDRVNTRLLLHAVVHGHVLFFADIVAELSEIPREKVFSILESGGRPALNALFTRCGLTESVRNLVARLVFHARSADLADDATARHFVVTALTEELIIEHGGQIPAELEEAFSYLSEQNVMLARSAARGVMPAFGGASLARLPAPELDEPERLALPAV, encoded by the coding sequence ATGGTTGCGTATCACGAGTTCGTCGCGCTCACCCAGTCGGGAAACAGCGAAGATCGGGGTAGGGCCGCTCACATGGCGACCCTGGCTTATCTCGCCCATACCGGCCCCGCTGACGAGCACGCCGCCCTCTACGCCGCCCTGATCGGCTTTCTCGAAGATCCATCCGTCAAGGTACGCGCTGCGCTCGCCTATGGCCTGCTTCACGCTGTCGAAGCACCGCGGCCGATACTCCTGGCGCTGTTGCAGGATGCCGGCGTCATCTCTCGCGCTGTCGCGCAGTATTCGCCGGCACTCATCGACGCCGACCTCATCGGTCTCGCGCGCAACGGTGATCTCACCATGCTGCTGGCGCTCGCGGAGAGGACCAATATCAGCACGCGCATAGCCGAAGCCGTAATCGCGCGCGGAGAGACCGGCGTTACCCTCAAGCTGCTGGCGCGCCGCGACATTACATACGGTGCCGAAACCCTGGTTGTGCTCGCGCAGAGCCATGGCGATGACGCCCGGCTACGTGGCGCCCTTTTGGCTCGTCGCGAACTGCCGCCATCTGCGCGCTTGCATCTGGTGGAAGCCGTCAGTCGCGCACTGCGAGGGACGCGTATCGTCAAGGGCGCTGTTGCTGCGCGACGCCTCGATAGCCTGATGCGCAACGTCACCGACACCGCGCTCAGTGCCATCGGCGAACGTGAGGCCGAACGAGCGGCCCCGCGCTACGCCGCCGAAATGGTCGGCACCGACCGCGTGAATACGCGTTTGCTGCTACATGCAGTCGTCCATGGCCATGTGCTCTTCTTCGCCGATATCGTTGCCGAGTTGAGCGAGATTCCGCGCGAAAAAGTGTTCTCTATTCTCGAAAGCGGCGGCCGTCCGGCGCTCAACGCGCTTTTCACACGCTGCGGCCTTACCGAGTCCGTGCGCAATCTCGTCGCGCGCCTCGTCTTCCATGCCCGCAGCGCCGATCTCGCCGACGATGCCACCGCGCGCCACTTCGTCGTCACCGCGCTGACCGAAGAGCTCATCATCGAGCACGGCGGCCAGATTCCCGCCGAGCTTGAAGAGGCCTTCTCCTATCTGAGCGAGCAAAACGTCATGCTGGCCCGCAGCGCCGCGCGTGGCGTCATGCCGGCCTTTGGCGGCGCGTCGCTGGCCCGCCTGCCGGCTCCTGAACTCGACGAGCCCGAGCGGCTCGCCCTACCGGCGGTCTAG